The following coding sequences are from one Streptomyces sp. NBC_01485 window:
- the mce gene encoding methylmalonyl-CoA epimerase yields MLTRIDHIGIACHDLDATVEFYRATYGFEVYHSEVNEEQGVREAMLKINDTSDGGASYLQLLEPTREDSAVGKWLAKNGEGVHHIAFGTADVDAESADIRAKGVRVLYEEPRRGSMGSRITFLHPKDCHGVLTELVTSAAVESPEH; encoded by the coding sequence ATGCTGACGCGAATCGACCACATCGGGATCGCCTGCCACGACCTCGACGCGACCGTCGAGTTCTACCGTGCCACCTACGGCTTCGAGGTGTACCACTCCGAGGTCAACGAGGAGCAGGGCGTGCGCGAGGCCATGCTCAAGATCAACGACACCTCCGACGGCGGGGCCTCGTACCTGCAGCTTCTCGAGCCGACGCGGGAGGACTCGGCCGTCGGGAAGTGGCTCGCGAAGAACGGCGAGGGGGTGCACCACATCGCTTTCGGTACGGCGGATGTGGACGCCGAGTCCGCGGACATCCGCGCCAAGGGCGTACGCGTTCTGTACGAAGAGCCCCGGCGCGGCTCCATGGGGTCACGAATCACCTTCCTGCACCCGAAGGATTGCCACGGAGTACTGACAGAACTGGTCACATCGGCCGCTGTTGAGTCACCTGAGCACTGA
- a CDS encoding acetyl-CoA C-acetyltransferase, with protein sequence MTGSTASNGTTSVIVAGARTPMGRLLGSLKSFSGADLGGFAIKAALDRAGIGGDQVQYVIMGQVLQAGAGQIPARQAAVKAGIPMSVPALTVNKVCLSGLDAIALADQLIRAGEFDIVVAGGQESMTNAPHLLPKSREGFKYGAIEMLDAMAYDGLTDAFENIAMGESTEKHNTRLGIARPEQDEIAALSHQRAAAAQKNGVFEAEITPVEIPQRKGEPVVFSKDEGIRADTTAESLGKLRPAFTKDGTITAGTSSQISDGAAAVVVMSKAKAEELGLAWIAEIGAHGNVAGPDNSLQSQPSNAILHALKKDGLEVSDLDLVEINEAFAAVAVQSMKDLGVSTEKVNVNGGAIALGHPIGMSGARLVLHLALELRRRGGGVGAAALCGGGGQGDALIVRVPKA encoded by the coding sequence ATGACTGGATCGACTGCTTCCAACGGCACGACCTCGGTGATCGTCGCGGGCGCGCGTACGCCCATGGGACGGCTGCTGGGCTCCCTGAAGTCCTTCTCCGGAGCCGACCTCGGCGGCTTCGCGATCAAGGCCGCCCTCGACCGTGCCGGGATCGGCGGCGACCAGGTGCAGTACGTGATCATGGGCCAGGTGCTCCAGGCCGGCGCGGGCCAGATCCCGGCCCGCCAGGCGGCCGTGAAGGCCGGCATCCCGATGAGCGTCCCGGCGCTCACCGTCAACAAGGTGTGCCTGTCCGGCCTCGACGCGATCGCGCTGGCCGACCAGCTGATCCGGGCCGGCGAGTTCGACATCGTGGTGGCCGGCGGCCAGGAGTCCATGACCAACGCCCCCCACCTGCTGCCCAAGTCCCGCGAGGGCTTCAAGTACGGCGCGATCGAGATGCTCGACGCGATGGCGTACGACGGTCTCACCGACGCCTTCGAGAACATCGCCATGGGCGAGTCCACGGAGAAGCACAACACCCGGCTGGGCATCGCCCGTCCGGAGCAGGACGAGATCGCCGCCCTCTCCCACCAGCGCGCCGCCGCCGCCCAGAAGAACGGCGTCTTCGAGGCCGAGATCACCCCGGTCGAGATCCCGCAGCGCAAGGGCGAGCCGGTCGTCTTCAGCAAGGACGAGGGCATCCGCGCCGACACCACCGCGGAGTCCCTGGGCAAGCTCCGCCCGGCGTTCACGAAGGACGGCACGATCACCGCGGGCACGTCCTCGCAGATCTCCGACGGCGCGGCGGCCGTCGTCGTGATGAGCAAGGCCAAGGCCGAGGAGCTGGGCCTCGCGTGGATCGCCGAGATCGGCGCCCACGGCAATGTGGCCGGCCCGGACAACTCGCTCCAGTCCCAGCCCTCCAACGCCATCCTGCACGCCCTGAAGAAGGACGGCCTGGAGGTCTCCGACCTGGACCTGGTCGAGATCAACGAGGCCTTCGCCGCCGTCGCCGTGCAGTCAATGAAGGACCTCGGCGTGTCCACGGAAAAGGTGAACGTCAACGGTGGCGCCATCGCCCTGGGCCACCCGATCGGCATGTCCGGCGCCCGGCTGGTCCTCCACCTGGCCCTGGAGCTCAGGCGGCGGGGCGGCGGCGTCGGCGCGGCGGCGCTGTGCGGCGGCGGCGGCCAGGGCGACGCGCTGATCGTGCGGGTACCCAAGGCCTGA
- the meaB gene encoding methylmalonyl Co-A mutase-associated GTPase MeaB, which produces MQDVASLVAQAREGRPRAVARLISLVEGASPQLREVMAALAPLAGNAYVVGLTGSPGVGKSTSTSALVTAYRKQGRRVGVLAVDPSSPFSGGALLGDRVRMSEHASDPGVYIRSMATRGHLGGLAWSAPQAIRVLDAAGCDVILVETVGVGQSEVEIASQADTSVVLLAPGMGDGIQAAKAGILEIGDVYVVNKADRDGADSTARELNHMLGLGEARRPGAWRPPIIKTVASKAEGIDELVEALDKHRAWMDEHGVRAERRRSRAAREVETIAVTTLRERIADLHGDRRLTTLADRITTGELDPYSAADELVAGLTEG; this is translated from the coding sequence ATGCAGGACGTCGCCTCGCTGGTCGCCCAGGCCAGGGAAGGCCGGCCGCGGGCCGTGGCCCGGCTGATCTCCCTGGTGGAGGGGGCGTCCCCGCAGCTCAGGGAGGTCATGGCGGCCCTGGCCCCGCTCGCCGGCAACGCGTACGTGGTCGGCCTGACGGGCTCGCCCGGCGTCGGCAAGTCCACGTCGACCTCCGCGCTGGTCACGGCGTACCGCAAGCAGGGCAGGCGGGTCGGCGTCCTGGCCGTCGACCCGTCGTCGCCGTTCTCCGGCGGCGCCCTGCTCGGCGACCGCGTCCGGATGTCCGAGCACGCCTCCGACCCCGGCGTCTACATCCGTTCCATGGCCACCCGCGGCCACCTCGGCGGCCTCGCCTGGTCGGCCCCGCAGGCGATCCGCGTGCTGGACGCGGCGGGCTGCGACGTGATCCTGGTCGAGACGGTCGGCGTCGGCCAGTCGGAGGTCGAGATCGCCTCCCAGGCCGACACCAGCGTGGTGCTGCTGGCCCCGGGCATGGGGGACGGCATCCAGGCGGCCAAGGCGGGCATCCTGGAGATCGGCGACGTCTACGTCGTCAACAAGGCCGACCGGGACGGCGCCGACTCCACCGCCCGCGAACTGAACCACATGCTCGGCCTCGGCGAGGCCCGCCGCCCCGGCGCCTGGCGCCCGCCGATCATCAAGACCGTCGCCTCGAAGGCGGAGGGCATCGACGAACTCGTCGAGGCGCTGGACAAGCACCGCGCGTGGATGGACGAGCACGGCGTCCGCGCCGAGCGCCGCCGCTCCCGCGCGGCCCGCGAGGTCGAGACGATCGCCGTCACCACCCTGCGCGAACGCATCGCCGACCTCCACGGCGACCGCCGCCTCACCACCCTCGCGGACCGCATCACCACCGGCGAACTGGACCCCTACAGCGCCGCCGACGAACTGGTGGCGGGGCTCACGGAGGGGTGA
- a CDS encoding MFS transporter has protein sequence MSASHAVRPSYAVVLRVPHARRTFAAALTGRLSYGIVPLSLMLAVTRSSGSYTVAGTVMALFGATTVFLSPARAALIDRYGPRRALVPMAALYTAVLGLLAAAVSRPDAVPAASLGALAAAAGACVPPLGPTMRAVWGRLAPDRALLQRAYSVDGVAEELLFVTGPLLVGVLVGFAPPAAGIVVGAALMVGGTAGFVSSPAVRDVRPEKAAVRRGGGGLRGLARPVVAIAGVGLALGVVDLLVVAFAERQGHGTGHGAGGAGAAWVLAALSAGSAVGGLLNGAVAWRTPAGARLPLLTAGLGLTLCGAGLAPGLGTLAVAVAAAGFFVSPAITTAYLIADETAAPEARVRAGAWVNTAVNAGSTAGTAVAGALAGRLPVGVCFAVTGAVVLATAAAVTGRRSRDTSELVPLA, from the coding sequence ATGTCCGCTTCGCACGCCGTGCGGCCTTCGTATGCCGTCGTTCTGCGCGTTCCGCACGCCCGCCGTACCTTCGCCGCCGCTCTGACCGGCCGGTTGTCGTACGGAATCGTCCCGCTGTCCCTGATGCTCGCCGTGACCCGGTCCTCGGGCTCGTACACGGTGGCGGGCACAGTGATGGCCCTGTTCGGGGCCACCACCGTCTTCCTCTCGCCCGCGCGGGCGGCCCTCATCGACCGGTACGGGCCGCGCCGGGCGCTCGTCCCGATGGCCGCCCTCTACACCGCGGTGCTCGGACTGCTGGCCGCGGCCGTCTCCCGTCCGGACGCCGTTCCCGCCGCCTCGCTCGGCGCCCTCGCCGCCGCGGCCGGCGCCTGTGTGCCGCCGCTGGGGCCGACCATGCGGGCCGTGTGGGGCAGGCTCGCCCCGGACCGCGCGCTGTTGCAGCGCGCCTACAGCGTCGACGGCGTCGCCGAGGAACTGCTCTTCGTCACCGGCCCGTTGCTGGTCGGCGTCCTCGTCGGCTTCGCGCCGCCGGCCGCAGGGATCGTCGTCGGGGCGGCCCTGATGGTCGGCGGCACGGCCGGGTTCGTGTCGTCGCCCGCGGTGCGGGACGTGCGGCCGGAGAAGGCCGCCGTGCGGCGGGGCGGGGGCGGTCTGCGCGGGCTCGCGCGGCCCGTCGTCGCCATCGCGGGCGTCGGGCTCGCGCTGGGCGTGGTCGACCTGCTGGTCGTGGCGTTCGCCGAGCGGCAGGGACACGGGACCGGCCACGGGGCCGGTGGGGCGGGCGCGGCCTGGGTGCTGGCCGCGCTGTCGGCCGGCAGCGCCGTCGGCGGGCTGCTCAACGGGGCCGTCGCCTGGCGGACCCCGGCCGGGGCACGGCTGCCGCTGCTCACGGCGGGGCTCGGGCTGACCCTGTGCGGCGCGGGACTGGCACCGGGGCTCGGCACGCTCGCCGTCGCCGTCGCGGCGGCCGGGTTCTTCGTGTCGCCGGCGATCACCACGGCCTACCTCATCGCCGACGAGACCGCCGCGCCCGAGGCCCGGGTACGCGCCGGGGCGTGGGTCAACACGGCCGTCAACGCCGGGAGCACGGCCGGTACGGCGGTCGCGGGAGCGCTGGCCGGACGGCTGCCGGTGGGGGTGTGCTTCGCGGTGACCGGGGCGGTGGTGCTGGCGACGGCGGCCGCCGTCACCGGACGCCGGTCGAGGGACACGAGCGAACTCGTGCCCCTCGCCTGA
- a CDS encoding PepSY domain-containing protein produces MKRKLVIAAVVTSLVIGGGAAVAFAEPNTTPETSADTKAGVETKVLSAAEAGAGTNALVTSARPASVAAAIAAALKHTPGTVVGADREDDGADAGTWHVDVVKADGTEHTVVVSPDTGKVVGAHRDTDDDDGDDAADGRADLAALKGAGVDAREAALAVAAKGTVTDVGLDDDGGATTWSVDTAKGGEWQVDARTGKVTQDLDD; encoded by the coding sequence ATGAAGCGCAAGCTCGTCATCGCCGCCGTCGTCACGTCCCTGGTGATCGGCGGGGGTGCGGCGGTCGCCTTCGCCGAGCCGAACACGACGCCGGAGACCAGCGCGGACACGAAGGCCGGCGTCGAGACGAAGGTCCTGTCGGCCGCCGAGGCGGGCGCCGGGACGAACGCCCTGGTGACCTCGGCGCGCCCGGCCTCCGTCGCCGCGGCGATCGCGGCGGCGCTGAAGCACACGCCGGGCACCGTCGTCGGCGCCGACCGGGAGGACGACGGCGCCGACGCGGGCACCTGGCACGTGGACGTCGTCAAGGCCGACGGCACCGAGCACACCGTCGTCGTCTCCCCCGACACCGGCAAGGTCGTCGGCGCCCACCGCGACACCGACGACGACGACGGCGACGACGCGGCCGACGGCCGGGCGGACCTCGCCGCGCTGAAGGGCGCGGGCGTCGACGCCCGCGAAGCCGCCCTGGCCGTCGCCGCCAAGGGCACGGTGACCGATGTCGGCCTGGACGACGACGGCGGCGCGACGACGTGGAGCGTGGACACCGCCAAGGGCGGCGAGTGGCAGGTCGACGCCCGCACCGGCAAGGTCACGCAGGACCTCGACGACTGA
- a CDS encoding response regulator transcription factor, producing MRPPVARHRPTRGATRRPFRFLIVEDEKRLALSLAKGLTAEGYAVDVVHDGLEGLHRASESPYDLVVLDIMLPGMNGYRVCATLRAAGNDVPILMLTAKDGEYDEAEGLDTGADDYLTKPFSYVVLVARVKALLRRRGQGAGASPVHVLGELKADTAARRVFLAEEEVALTAKEFAVLEQLVLRAGEVVSKAEILDHVWDFAYDGDPNIVEVYVSALRRKLGAGRIRTVRGAGYRLERLDRVEAAL from the coding sequence ATGCGCCCACCCGTCGCCCGCCACCGCCCTACCCGAGGCGCTACGCGCCGCCCCTTTAGATTCTTGATCGTCGAGGATGAAAAGCGCCTCGCCCTGTCACTCGCCAAGGGCCTGACCGCCGAGGGCTACGCCGTGGACGTCGTCCATGACGGTCTGGAGGGGCTGCACCGGGCGAGCGAATCGCCGTACGACCTGGTCGTCCTCGACATCATGCTGCCCGGCATGAACGGCTACCGCGTCTGCGCCACCCTGCGCGCCGCCGGCAACGACGTCCCGATCCTCATGCTCACCGCCAAGGACGGCGAGTACGACGAGGCGGAGGGCCTGGACACGGGCGCGGACGACTACCTCACCAAGCCGTTCTCGTACGTCGTCCTCGTCGCCCGCGTCAAGGCGCTGCTGCGGCGGCGCGGGCAGGGCGCCGGGGCCTCGCCCGTGCACGTCCTGGGCGAGCTGAAGGCCGACACCGCCGCGCGGCGCGTCTTTCTCGCCGAGGAGGAAGTGGCGCTCACCGCAAAGGAGTTCGCCGTCCTGGAGCAACTGGTGCTGCGGGCCGGCGAGGTGGTGTCCAAGGCCGAGATCCTGGACCACGTCTGGGACTTCGCCTACGACGGCGACCCCAACATCGTCGAGGTCTACGTCAGCGCGCTGCGCCGCAAGCTGGGCGCAGGGCGCATCCGGACGGTGCGCGGGGCCGGTTACCGGCTGGAGCGGCTGGACCGCGTCGAGGCGGCGCTGTGA
- a CDS encoding sensor histidine kinase, producing MRRRLGSVRARATLGAVLVVAVALLAAGTAVLLSLRSNLTDQAGGQAERSARAVAAQLAVGTPYEDLSSMDDDERPVQIVDAKGTRVAASEDLERIGAAGATGTAGDLGDDLEPGEIDDDTRFTEGTATVDGETADYRFAAVEVRDPRKGPLTVYAGAPLEAEQSAVRSALTVMLIGFPLLLAVVAGVTWLVTRRALRPVEGIRREMAAITASADLARRVPEPDTHDEVARLARTTNETLAALETSVERQRRFVADASHELRSPIASLRTQLEVGAAHPELLDVAGAVEDTVRLQRLAADLLLLARLDAGEAPAAGRVDLAALAREEAGHRAGVTVDDASVSGAGSVEVAGSRGQLGRVLANLLDNGLRHARSSVGVRVRRVGEWAVVEVADDGDGVPEADRERIFERFVRLDDARSRDEGGAGLGLAIARDVAVRHGGTLTVRQASEGGALFELRLPIA from the coding sequence GTGAGACGCCGGCTCGGTTCCGTGCGGGCGCGGGCGACGCTCGGCGCCGTCCTCGTCGTCGCCGTGGCCCTCCTCGCGGCCGGTACGGCCGTGCTGCTGTCCCTGCGGTCCAACCTGACCGACCAGGCCGGCGGCCAGGCGGAACGGTCCGCGCGGGCCGTCGCCGCCCAACTCGCCGTCGGGACGCCGTACGAGGACCTCTCCTCGATGGACGACGACGAGCGGCCGGTCCAGATCGTCGACGCCAAGGGCACCCGGGTCGCGGCGAGCGAGGACCTGGAGCGGATCGGCGCGGCCGGGGCGACGGGGACGGCCGGGGACCTCGGTGACGATCTCGAACCCGGCGAGATCGACGACGACACCCGCTTCACCGAGGGCACCGCGACCGTCGACGGCGAGACGGCCGACTACCGCTTCGCCGCCGTCGAGGTGCGCGACCCGCGCAAAGGGCCGCTCACCGTGTACGCGGGCGCGCCCCTGGAAGCCGAGCAGAGCGCCGTGCGCAGCGCCCTCACCGTCATGCTGATCGGCTTCCCGCTGCTGCTGGCCGTCGTCGCGGGCGTGACCTGGCTGGTCACCCGGCGGGCGCTGCGCCCGGTCGAGGGCATCCGGCGCGAGATGGCCGCGATCACCGCCTCCGCCGACCTGGCCCGCCGGGTGCCCGAGCCGGACACCCACGACGAGGTCGCCCGGCTCGCCCGGACGACGAACGAGACGCTGGCCGCCCTGGAGACCTCCGTGGAACGCCAGCGCCGGTTCGTCGCCGACGCCTCCCACGAGCTGCGCAGCCCGATCGCCTCGCTGCGCACCCAGTTGGAGGTCGGCGCCGCGCACCCCGAGCTGCTGGACGTGGCGGGCGCGGTCGAGGACACCGTACGGCTGCAGCGGCTGGCCGCCGATCTGCTGCTGCTCGCCCGGCTGGACGCGGGCGAGGCGCCGGCGGCGGGGCGGGTGGACCTGGCGGCGCTGGCGCGGGAGGAGGCCGGTCATCGGGCGGGTGTCACCGTCGACGACGCGTCAGTGTCCGGGGCCGGGTCCGTGGAGGTGGCCGGATCGCGGGGGCAGTTGGGGCGGGTGCTGGCCAATCTGCTGGACAACGGGCTGCGGCACGCCCGGTCGTCGGTCGGCGTGCGGGTGCGGCGGGTGGGGGAGTGGGCCGTCGTCGAGGTCGCCGACGACGGGGACGGGGTGCCCGAGGCGGACCGGGAGCGGATCTTCGAACGGTTCGTACGGCTCGACGACGCGCGCAGCCGCGACGAGGGCGGGGCGGGGCTGGGCCTGGCCATCGCCCGGGACGTGGCCGTCCGGCACGGCGGCACGCTCACGGTGCGCCAGGCATCGGAAGGCGGAGCCCTGTTCGAGCTCCGTCTTCCGATCGCCTAG
- a CDS encoding MarR family winged helix-turn-helix transcriptional regulator, which translates to METETATRWLTEAEQCAWRTHLEVNRLLTYQLEKDLQPFGLTMNDYEILVNLSESEGVRMRMSDLAAATLQSKSRLSHQITRMENADLVRRENCESDRRGLYAVLTEHGLETMHKVAPHHVDSVRRHFIDLLSAEAAAELSKSLKPVAEHLRGHRGRP; encoded by the coding sequence ATGGAGACCGAAACGGCCACGCGCTGGCTGACCGAAGCGGAGCAGTGCGCCTGGCGCACCCACCTGGAGGTCAACAGGCTGTTGACGTACCAGCTCGAGAAGGACCTGCAGCCGTTCGGTCTGACCATGAACGACTACGAGATCCTGGTGAACCTCTCCGAGTCGGAAGGCGTCCGGATGCGGATGAGCGATCTCGCGGCCGCCACCCTCCAGTCGAAGAGCCGCCTCTCGCACCAGATCACCCGCATGGAGAACGCAGACCTGGTGCGCCGTGAGAACTGCGAGTCCGACCGCCGCGGTCTGTACGCGGTCCTGACCGAGCACGGCCTGGAGACGATGCACAAGGTCGCCCCCCACCATGTGGACTCCGTGCGGCGGCACTTCATCGACCTCCTCTCCGCCGAGGCCGCGGCGGAACTCTCCAAGAGCCTGAAGCCCGTCGCGGAACACCTCCGCGGACACCGGGGACGCCCGTAG
- a CDS encoding AIM24 family protein, with translation MYGAPGGGPTVYDPMTLPVDDNVNHYTFCVELKGSQWFLQKGKMIAYYGSIDFNGVGHGRLDRLVRTSFHSPLHASDWVVADGSGKMLLADRAFDVNSYDLEDGNLTIRSGNLLAFQPSLSLKQSIVPGFLTLIGTGKFVAASNGPVVFMEPPIRVDPQALVGWADCPSPCHHYDHGYMTGLMGGLRALTGLGGASGEEHQFEFVGAGTVLLQSTETLMAEQATGAVPHEPGVPGGGAGAGGQGGHGAQSGAPRLPGQLGDLQRRFGL, from the coding sequence ATGTACGGGGCTCCGGGCGGCGGCCCGACGGTGTACGACCCCATGACCCTGCCGGTCGACGACAACGTCAACCACTACACCTTCTGCGTGGAGCTCAAGGGGAGCCAGTGGTTCCTGCAGAAGGGGAAGATGATCGCCTACTACGGGTCGATCGACTTCAACGGCGTCGGGCACGGCCGGCTGGACCGCCTCGTGCGCACCTCGTTCCATTCGCCTCTGCACGCGAGCGACTGGGTCGTGGCGGACGGATCGGGCAAGATGCTCCTCGCCGACCGGGCCTTCGACGTGAACTCGTACGACCTGGAGGACGGCAATCTGACCATTCGCTCGGGCAATCTGCTCGCGTTTCAGCCAAGTCTGTCGCTCAAGCAGTCGATCGTCCCCGGATTTCTCACGCTGATCGGGACCGGCAAGTTCGTCGCCGCCTCCAACGGCCCGGTGGTGTTCATGGAACCCCCGATCCGGGTCGACCCGCAGGCGCTCGTCGGCTGGGCCGACTGCCCGTCCCCCTGCCATCACTACGACCACGGGTACATGACCGGCCTGATGGGCGGTCTCCGTGCGCTGACGGGCCTCGGCGGGGCCTCCGGGGAGGAGCATCAGTTCGAGTTCGTCGGCGCCGGCACGGTGCTGTTGCAGTCCACCGAGACCCTCATGGCCGAGCAGGCCACGGGCGCGGTTCCGCACGAGCCGGGGGTGCCCGGCGGCGGTGCGGGAGCGGGCGGGCAGGGCGGTCACGGCGCGCAGTCCGGCGCACCGCGCCTTCCCGGACAGCTGGGAGATCTCCAGCGTCGCTTCGGGCTGTGA
- a CDS encoding AIM24 family protein: protein MTFREINSKMLEATVVPGQRLYSQRGAMLAYRGDVSFTPNVQGGQGGVMSMIGRRLANEDTPLMTVEGSGTVLFGHGGHHVQVIRLTGDTLYVEADRLLAFEGTLQQGTMFLGSQGGVMGMVRGQISGQGLFTTTLKGHGAVAVMAHGGVFEVPITPQRPVHVDPQAYVAHHGDVRNKLSTALGWRDMVGRGSGEGFQLELSGSGVVFVQASEEKL, encoded by the coding sequence ATGACCTTCCGTGAGATCAACTCCAAGATGCTCGAGGCGACCGTAGTCCCCGGCCAGCGCCTCTACAGCCAGCGCGGCGCGATGCTGGCGTACCGCGGCGACGTGTCGTTCACGCCCAACGTCCAGGGCGGGCAGGGCGGCGTGATGTCCATGATCGGGCGGCGGCTGGCCAACGAGGACACGCCCCTGATGACCGTCGAGGGCAGCGGCACGGTCCTCTTCGGGCACGGCGGCCACCACGTCCAGGTCATCCGGCTGACCGGCGACACGCTGTACGTGGAGGCGGACCGGCTGCTCGCCTTCGAGGGCACACTCCAGCAGGGCACGATGTTCCTGGGCTCCCAGGGCGGGGTCATGGGCATGGTCCGCGGCCAGATCAGCGGCCAGGGGCTGTTCACCACCACCCTCAAGGGGCACGGGGCGGTCGCCGTGATGGCCCACGGCGGGGTCTTCGAGGTCCCGATCACCCCGCAGCGCCCGGTCCACGTCGACCCCCAGGCCTACGTCGCCCACCACGGCGACGTCCGCAACAAGCTGTCGACCGCGCTGGGCTGGCGGGACATGGTGGGCCGCGGCTCCGGCGAGGGGTTCCAACTGGAGCTCAGCGGCAGCGGTGTGGTGTTCGTCCAGGCGTCGGAGGAGAAGCTGTGA
- a CDS encoding AIM24 family protein — MFRLQDSKVLAVDMTGDAVKAKNGSMVAYDGQMAFKKLSGGGEGIRGMVTRRLTGEQMTVMEVRGQGTCWFADRASEINLVQLQGDKLYVESSNLLATDAGLRTGTSFTGLRGATQGNGLFTTTVEGHGQAAITSDGPAVVLRVSPQYPLTVDPGAYVAHQGNVRQSFQSGVTFRTFMGEGGGEAFQIRFEGDGLVYVQPSERNTIAGDV, encoded by the coding sequence ATGTTTCGACTTCAAGACAGCAAGGTGCTCGCCGTCGACATGACCGGGGACGCCGTGAAGGCGAAGAACGGCTCGATGGTCGCGTACGACGGGCAGATGGCCTTCAAGAAGCTCAGCGGCGGCGGCGAGGGCATCCGGGGCATGGTGACCCGGCGGCTCACCGGCGAGCAGATGACCGTGATGGAGGTGAGGGGGCAGGGCACGTGCTGGTTCGCCGATCGCGCCTCCGAGATCAACCTTGTCCAGCTCCAGGGGGACAAGCTGTACGTCGAGTCGAGCAACCTGCTCGCGACCGACGCGGGCCTCAGGACCGGGACGAGTTTCACCGGGCTGCGCGGCGCGACCCAGGGCAACGGGCTGTTCACGACGACCGTCGAGGGGCACGGACAGGCGGCGATCACGTCGGACGGGCCGGCCGTGGTGCTGCGCGTCAGCCCGCAGTACCCGCTGACGGTGGACCCGGGCGCGTATGTCGCGCACCAGGGAAACGTCCGGCAGTCCTTCCAGTCGGGTGTGACGTTCCGCACGTTCATGGGCGAGGGCGGTGGCGAGGCCTTCCAGATCCGGTTCGAGGGGGACGGCCTGGTGTACGTCCAGCCGAGCGAGCGCAACACGATCGCGGGGGACGTGTGA
- a CDS encoding DUF3817 domain-containing protein translates to MDLKTASALRRLRLVSAPEAVSFLLLLVCSVLKRTTDFNAVPVMGMVHGVLFILYVLFWADAWNRTKWSPKTAALYFVLSVLPTGGFFAERKLRREAEDAVIASRARNDGVVNA, encoded by the coding sequence GTGGACCTGAAGACAGCCTCCGCCCTCCGCCGACTGCGCCTGGTCTCCGCCCCGGAAGCCGTGTCCTTCCTCCTGCTGCTGGTCTGCTCGGTGCTGAAGCGGACCACCGACTTCAACGCGGTGCCCGTCATGGGCATGGTCCACGGCGTCCTGTTCATCCTGTACGTGCTCTTCTGGGCGGACGCCTGGAACCGCACCAAGTGGTCCCCGAAGACCGCGGCCCTCTACTTCGTCCTCTCGGTCCTGCCGACCGGCGGTTTCTTCGCCGAGCGCAAGCTGCGCCGTGAGGCCGAGGATGCGGTCATCGCCTCCCGCGCCCGCAACGACGGCGTCGTGAACGCATGA
- a CDS encoding MTH1187 family thiamine-binding protein, with the protein MIVAFSVTPLGVGEDVGEYVADAVRVVRDSGLPNRTDAMFTSIEGEWDEVMDVVKRAVAAVEARAPRVSLVLKADIRPGVTDGLTSKVETVERHLGQ; encoded by the coding sequence ATGATCGTCGCCTTCTCGGTCACCCCGCTGGGCGTCGGCGAGGACGTCGGCGAATACGTCGCCGACGCCGTCCGGGTCGTCCGCGACTCGGGCCTGCCGAACCGCACCGACGCCATGTTCACGTCAATCGAGGGTGAGTGGGACGAGGTCATGGACGTCGTCAAACGTGCCGTGGCCGCCGTCGAGGCACGCGCTCCCCGCGTCTCCCTGGTCCTCAAGGCGGACATCCGCCCGGGTGTGACGGACGGCCTGACCTCGAAGGTGGAGACCGTGGAGCGGCACCTCGGGCAGTGA
- a CDS encoding TetR/AcrR family transcriptional regulator: MLEGALRTLTEQGIAKTSARTVAAAAGVNQALVFYHFGSVDELLAAACRYGAERTVSRYRPRFDAVASLSELLALGREIHEQERVGGHVSLLGQLLAGAQTHEALGPATAAGLDLWIVEIENVLRRVLTGTPFGEFTDPAGLARAVAASFVGIELYEGVDAVGAGSALNALEQLGLLVGALEELGPVAQRAVRQYLRRASARR; the protein is encoded by the coding sequence CTGCTGGAGGGCGCCCTGCGCACGCTCACCGAGCAGGGCATCGCCAAGACGTCGGCGCGGACGGTCGCGGCGGCCGCCGGGGTGAACCAGGCCCTGGTCTTCTACCACTTCGGCTCGGTGGACGAGCTGCTCGCGGCGGCGTGCCGGTACGGAGCCGAGCGCACGGTCTCGCGCTACCGCCCCCGCTTCGACGCCGTCGCCTCACTGTCCGAACTCCTCGCCCTGGGCCGCGAGATCCACGAACAGGAGCGCGTCGGCGGGCACGTCTCCCTCCTCGGCCAGCTCCTGGCGGGCGCCCAGACCCACGAGGCCCTCGGCCCGGCCACGGCGGCGGGCCTCGACCTGTGGATCGTCGAGATCGAGAACGTCCTGCGCCGCGTCCTCACGGGCACGCCGTTCGGCGAGTTCACCGACCCGGCGGGGCTGGCCCGCGCGGTGGCCGCGTCCTTCGTCGGCATCGAGCTGTACGAAGGGGTCGACGCGGTCGGCGCCGGCTCCGCCCTGAACGCCCTGGAACAACTGGGCCTCCTGGTCGGCGCCCTGGAGGAACTGGGCCCGGTGGCCCAACGGGCGGTCCGGCAGTACCTGCGCCGCGCGTCCGCACGACGCTGA